TCGAGCAGGGAGAGGCAGCGTGCCCCGAGCAGCCGGCGGACGCCAGGGCTCCAGCGGTTCTTCAGGTACTTGCCCTCGCCCGCGAAGATCCACTGCATGGCCTCGGGGCCGGTGAGGAACACGGTGGGTGAGCCCAGCACGTGGGTGCGGAAGACGGGGCCGTACTGGCGCTGCCGGCGCTCGGAGAAGGCCCGGCTGGAGCGCAGGAACTCCAGGGTCTCTCCGAGCAGCGGGAGGCCAGACCTGCCAGGTGGAAGCGGGAAGTTCTCGGGAGCGGGGGTACTGGCATCCACCTGGGGGGTCATGTCGGTCGTCTCCGGGCCGCTGGGGGGGGAAGAGCCCTCGATCCTTGACGATACAGGAGGTTCAGGCGGGACGTGAGACGCCCCCACCGATGCGACGAGCGGAGACCTGGAGGGCGAGCGGCGGGCTCATACCCGGATTCAAAAGATGCCCTGACCCGGAGTGAGGACATTGTCCGGATCGAACGCGCGCTTGGCGTGCTTGAAGCGCTCCCAGAAGGGCTGGAAGTGCTCGCGCCAGTCGGCGGCGCTCATCTGGACGGAACCGACCGGGTAGCGCTTGCCCCCCACGCAGGTGAGCTGATCGAGGATGGCGTGGTTCTTCGCGACGAGGGCCGCCGCGTGCTCCGGGGTGGGAGGGATGGCGGTGCGCAGCAGGGAGAAGAGGAAGGCATCGCGCCCCGTGGGGACGCGCGCGAAGGGCGCGGTGAGCCGCTCCAGGTGGAAGGGGTAGAGGAGGATGGGCCCCTGTCCCATCTCGGACTCGGGTGTCTGGGCGAGCACCTGCTCCACGAAGGAGGCCGTCGCCGGCTCGGGGACGAAGCTGTCCAGCCACGGGTGGGGGAACTCCCAGACGCCGATGCTCTGGAGGAACTCCACCACGGGGGCGAGCCGGTTGGCGAAGTCGAAGTAGCTGCTGTCCGTCACCTGCAACGTGCCCGGCTCGAAGGACAGGCCGGCGAGCAGCCGCGCATCGTCCGGCTCGGAGCCGGGAGCGAAGTACTTCACCACCTCGAGCTGGTAGGCCCGGCCGCTGTCCGTGGAGACGACGAAGCCCTCGACGTAGTCGAAGCGGCCCTCCGCGATGAGCTTCTTCTGGTCGCTCAGGAAGAGGCGGAGGTCCTGGTACATCGCGTGATACATGCGCGCCCGCGGCGGTACGTCCACCAGCCGGACCCGGGCCCGCACGATGATGCCGAACTGCCCCAGGCCCGCGCGGACGGCGTCGAACAGCGGCCGGTTGCGGAAGCGGGAGCACCGCACGAGCTCCCCACGGCCGGTGACCACGTCCATCTCCAGGACGTTGTCCACCTGCAGGCCCCAGCGGAACGTCTGCCCGCCAATTCCTCCCACCGACAACGTCCCTCCGATGCTCAGGTCGATGTAGTCGGTCAGCGTCGGAGGGCTCTTGCCCAGGGGCAGCGTGGCCTCCAGCAGGTGTTTCCACCGCAGGCCCGCGTCCACCCACGCGCTCGTCGCGTCGATTTCATGGATGGAGGAGAGCGCGGACATGTCGATGACCACGCCGGCCTCCACTTGCGACTGGCCCTGGCTGCTGTGGCTCTCGCCGATGCCGCGCGCGCCGGCCACCTTCAGGCCGTGCCGTCGCGCGAAGCGGACCATCTTCACGATGTCTTGCACCGAACCCGGGACGAGCACGGCCCAGGGGGTCCGGTGGACGATGTGACCGAAGTCCTCCGCGGCCCGTGTGCGCGTCGCCGCGTCCGTCAGGAGTTGTCCGTCCAATGGTGGGAGGCCGATGGCGCCCGGCTCCGGTGTGGAGGCCCAACCGCGACTCACGGGGTTGAACAGGGTGACGGTCGTCACCAGGGCACCCTGAAGGACTGTTCGGCGCGGCAGGACGCGGCTCGACATGGGCTTCTCGCTTTCTCGTTTGAGTCGCACGGATGTTCACGCCCGTGCGGGCCGGCCAGGAGTCCTCTCTGGCAGGCAATCCCTTGTATAGTGTTCGAGGGAATTTCCGCGAGTGCCCTGGTGTCACTCCGGGTTCGACCCGTCCTCCATGCCTCCATCTTCCGGCCCACGAGACCCGCTGGCCCGATCGACGCTCCTCAAGATGGGGGCGCGCATCGCGGTCATCATCGCCCTCTCCACGCTCTTCAGTTACCTCCACATGCGTCATGCCCTGCGCACCGAGTCCCTCGCGCAGTTGAAGGCGCAGGTGTTCGAGCGGGGCCAGCGGGAGGAGGCCATCTTCCTGTTGGCGGAGGACAATCACACCCTCCTCAAGAACACCCTGTTGGAGAGGATCCAGACCCTTCAATCCCAACAGGAGGACGTGGACGCGCGCTTCGCCCACCTGTTCAGGCGGCTGCCCGATGGGACGATCCGCAACAAGACCGAGCTCCTCGATGGCACGCGGATGGTGCAGCTCTTCGTTCCCCGCAAGGCGACCCTCGATGCCGCGTTCCGCATCCGGCTCATGGCCGCCTACGACGTGCTCACCTGGTACGGCCCCGCCTTCTTCATCCGCTTCAAGACGACCTACATCGCCTTTCCGGAGGGAGCGATCGCCGGCTTCTGGCCCACGGCTCCCACCTGGAGCCTGCAACTCGCGTCCGACTTCTCGGTCACCGATTACGAGGACTTCCCCCTCAGCCTGCCGGAGAACAATCCACGGCGGCGGACCATCTGGACGGGCATCTACAAGGAGACCGTCTCCAACATCTGGATGGTCTCGGTCGCCACGCCGGTGGACCTGGACGGCCGCCAGATCGCGACGGTCGGCCATGATCTCTTCCTCGGTGAGTTGATGAACCGCACCATCAACGAGCACAGCCCCGGGGCCTACAACGTGCTCTTCCGCGACGATGGTCTGCTCATCGTCCACCCCGAGCTGAAGCTGGAGAGCACCAACGTCGCCTACAACCTCGTGAGCGATGCCGGGAAGCCCGAGCTCTCGGAGAAGCTCCTCGGCTCGCGGGAGATGGCCGACCACCTGCGGAGCCTCTTCGAGCGGGTGAAGAGCCGCCCATCCGAGCAGCCCATCCTGGAGCTGCCGGAGTACGACGAGTACATCGCGGTGACGCGGCTGAGGGGCCCTGGCTGGAACCTCGCCATGGTGCTGCCCGAGCGTGTGTTGTCCGAGCCCGCCTTCCTGGCGGCGCGCTACGTCCTGCTGCTGGGCATCGTGTCACTGCTGGTGGAGCTCTTCATCATGTACCAGGTGCTCCAGCAGCAGATCACCCGTCCGCTGCTGACCTTGAGCCAGGCCACCGACAAGGTGGCGACCGGTGACTTCAAGGTGGCGCTGGACACCGCACGCGGCGACGAGCTGGGGCAACTGGCCCGTGCCTTCAAGCTCATGGCCGACGAGGTCCAGCGGCGCGAGGAGGCCCTGCGCCAGGCCAACGAGGGGTTGGAGCAGCGTGTCGAGGAGCGCACGCGCGAGCTCAAGGACGTCAACCAGCAGTTGGTGCAGACGGCCCGGCGCGCGGGGATGGCGGAGGTCGCCACCAACGTGTTGCACAACGTGGGCAACGTGCTCAACAGCGTCTACACCTCGGCCCAGGTGGCCAAGGAGCGGGTGCTGGGGATGAAGCTCGAACACGTGGGCCGGGTGGCCCAGATGCTCGAGCAGCACCAGGCGGACCTGTCGACCTTCATCGGGCAGGACGAGCGCGGACGGCACCTGATGCCCTTCCTGAACGGGTTGGGACGCAACCTGCTCGAGGAGCGCACGGAGATCGTCTCCCTGCTCGATGACGTGGGCCGCTACACCGAGCACATTGGCGACATCGTCAAGGTGCAGCAGAACTACGCCCGCACGCCCCGGATGCACGAGCCCGTCGACCTGG
This is a stretch of genomic DNA from Archangium violaceum. It encodes these proteins:
- a CDS encoding FAD-binding protein, with the protein product MSSRVLPRRTVLQGALVTTVTLFNPVSRGWASTPEPGAIGLPPLDGQLLTDAATRTRAAEDFGHIVHRTPWAVLVPGSVQDIVKMVRFARRHGLKVAGARGIGESHSSQGQSQVEAGVVIDMSALSSIHEIDATSAWVDAGLRWKHLLEATLPLGKSPPTLTDYIDLSIGGTLSVGGIGGQTFRWGLQVDNVLEMDVVTGRGELVRCSRFRNRPLFDAVRAGLGQFGIIVRARVRLVDVPPRARMYHAMYQDLRLFLSDQKKLIAEGRFDYVEGFVVSTDSGRAYQLEVVKYFAPGSEPDDARLLAGLSFEPGTLQVTDSSYFDFANRLAPVVEFLQSIGVWEFPHPWLDSFVPEPATASFVEQVLAQTPESEMGQGPILLYPFHLERLTAPFARVPTGRDAFLFSLLRTAIPPTPEHAAALVAKNHAILDQLTCVGGKRYPVGSVQMSAADWREHFQPFWERFKHAKRAFDPDNVLTPGQGIF
- a CDS encoding ATP-binding protein, which gives rise to MPPSSGPRDPLARSTLLKMGARIAVIIALSTLFSYLHMRHALRTESLAQLKAQVFERGQREEAIFLLAEDNHTLLKNTLLERIQTLQSQQEDVDARFAHLFRRLPDGTIRNKTELLDGTRMVQLFVPRKATLDAAFRIRLMAAYDVLTWYGPAFFIRFKTTYIAFPEGAIAGFWPTAPTWSLQLASDFSVTDYEDFPLSLPENNPRRRTIWTGIYKETVSNIWMVSVATPVDLDGRQIATVGHDLFLGELMNRTINEHSPGAYNVLFRDDGLLIVHPELKLESTNVAYNLVSDAGKPELSEKLLGSREMADHLRSLFERVKSRPSEQPILELPEYDEYIAVTRLRGPGWNLAMVLPERVLSEPAFLAARYVLLLGIVSLLVELFIMYQVLQQQITRPLLTLSQATDKVATGDFKVALDTARGDELGQLARAFKLMADEVQRREEALRQANEGLEQRVEERTRELKDVNQQLVQTARRAGMAEVATNVLHNVGNVLNSVYTSAQVAKERVLGMKLEHVGRVAQMLEQHQADLSTFIGQDERGRHLMPFLNGLGRNLLEERTEIVSLLDDVGRYTEHIGDIVKVQQNYARTPRMHEPVDLADLLEDALRINSAGLTRHQVKVQRQLTSLPPVMTDKHKTLMILVNLVSNAKYALDEAPSGERLLTVKLEQAHTDRFRIVIHDNGMGIAPEMLTRIFQYGFTTREEGHGFGLHSSALAAQELGGSLNVHSEGLGRGATFSLELPYVPVQPRAQS